In Solibacillus isronensis, the following are encoded in one genomic region:
- a CDS encoding ABC transporter ATP-binding protein produces MKIEVREGNFCYAKKKEVKPFIYESNISFTLEPGKIMAILGPNGAGKTTLLKCITGLHDWRVGETLIDDVPLPKVSQKELWKKIGYVPQAHKMVFGFSIEDLVVMGRAPYIGSLSKPRKEDYLKAHEALNEVGIVHLAKKSCNEVSGGELQLALIARTLVSNPEILILDEPESHLDVQKQVVILETLKRLSKEHNISCIINTHYPNHAFYLADQVLMIAKEKKAVIGAVQEVMTESRMKEYFNIDLRKLIFEEEDLLFETMVPLALAAKRNISECRFNNFE; encoded by the coding sequence ATGAAAATAGAAGTACGTGAAGGCAACTTCTGCTATGCGAAAAAGAAGGAAGTGAAGCCGTTCATTTATGAATCGAATATTAGCTTTACGCTGGAGCCGGGCAAGATTATGGCAATACTCGGTCCGAACGGTGCTGGGAAAACGACGCTGTTAAAATGCATTACCGGCTTGCACGACTGGCGGGTTGGTGAAACATTGATCGATGATGTACCGCTTCCAAAAGTTTCGCAAAAGGAGTTATGGAAGAAAATCGGCTACGTTCCGCAGGCGCATAAAATGGTGTTCGGCTTTTCAATTGAGGACTTAGTAGTAATGGGACGTGCTCCGTATATCGGTTCGTTGTCAAAGCCACGCAAGGAAGATTACTTAAAAGCACACGAAGCGTTAAATGAAGTAGGCATTGTGCATTTGGCGAAAAAGTCATGCAATGAAGTGAGCGGCGGGGAACTACAGCTGGCGTTAATTGCACGAACGCTCGTATCGAATCCGGAAATTTTAATATTGGATGAACCGGAATCGCATTTGGATGTGCAAAAGCAGGTTGTGATTTTGGAAACATTAAAACGCTTATCAAAAGAGCATAATATTTCATGCATTATTAACACGCATTATCCGAATCACGCGTTTTACCTGGCGGATCAAGTATTGATGATTGCAAAAGAGAAAAAAGCGGTAATCGGTGCGGTTCAAGAAGTAATGACCGAATCGCGGATGAAGGAGTACTTCAATATTGACCTGCGCAAACTGATCTTTGAAGAAGAAGATCTGTTATTTGAAACGATGGTGCCGCTTGCATTGGCGGCGAAGCGTAATATAAGCGAATGCCGTTTCAACAATTTTGAATAA
- a CDS encoding site-specific integrase, which produces MTKKKISPIKGYKLKNGETRYEFPAYLGIDPLTGKQKRTMKRGFKTRKEAELALARIKLDVANGTYKQERAETYQELYDLWVVQYENTVEESTFVKTTGLFKNHILPSMGAYKIEKITIDICQKHVNEWAGKLKKFRTVKAYAAKVLDFAVKRGFLQTNPFTHVEAPVNVFKKRIVQNDGEEAENFYTREQLIHFLSCLEQESNFKAYALFRLLAFSGMRKGEALALTWNDLNFTSNELRINKAISRGKDNKLYMKTTKTGVARSIKMDDKTMSVMKEWKKQQKQDYLVLGYNTMQPKQLVFSNEVNEYLQPTKTRKWILHVQKKYKLGTITTHGLRHTHCSLLFEAGASLKEVQDRLGHSDVQTTMNIYAHVTKKAKEEAILKFANYLEM; this is translated from the coding sequence ATGACAAAAAAGAAAATTTCACCAATTAAAGGCTATAAGCTAAAGAACGGTGAAACACGATATGAATTCCCTGCTTATTTAGGGATTGATCCACTAACAGGTAAACAGAAGCGTACAATGAAGCGTGGCTTTAAAACACGTAAAGAGGCGGAATTAGCACTTGCACGTATCAAGCTAGATGTAGCTAACGGTACATACAAGCAAGAACGTGCTGAAACTTATCAGGAGCTTTATGACCTATGGGTGGTTCAGTATGAGAATACGGTAGAAGAAAGCACATTCGTTAAAACGACTGGCCTGTTCAAAAATCATATACTCCCTTCAATGGGTGCTTACAAGATTGAAAAAATCACGATTGATATATGCCAAAAGCATGTAAATGAGTGGGCGGGGAAATTAAAGAAGTTTCGTACTGTAAAAGCATACGCAGCAAAAGTATTAGATTTTGCTGTTAAGCGTGGATTCTTACAAACCAACCCATTCACACATGTTGAAGCACCTGTAAATGTATTTAAAAAACGAATAGTACAGAATGATGGAGAAGAAGCGGAAAATTTCTATACACGTGAACAACTTATTCACTTCCTGTCATGCCTAGAGCAAGAAAGTAATTTTAAAGCCTATGCATTATTCCGATTATTAGCATTTAGCGGCATGCGTAAAGGTGAAGCATTAGCTTTAACTTGGAATGATTTAAACTTCACATCAAATGAGCTTCGTATTAATAAAGCTATATCACGTGGGAAAGATAATAAGCTATATATGAAAACGACGAAAACAGGTGTAGCACGCTCCATTAAAATGGATGATAAAACAATGTCTGTTATGAAAGAATGGAAGAAGCAACAAAAGCAGGACTATTTAGTACTTGGTTACAATACAATGCAACCAAAGCAACTAGTATTCAGTAATGAAGTAAATGAGTATTTACAGCCTACTAAAACTCGCAAGTGGATTCTACATGTACAGAAGAAATACAAGCTAGGAACAATTACGACACATGGTTTACGTCATACACATTGCTCGTTGTTATTCGAAGCTGGGGCTAGCCTTAAGGAAGTTCAAGATCGTTTAGGTCATAGTGACGTTCAAACAACAATGAATATCTACGCCCACGTCACAAAAAAGGCGAAAGAAGAGGCTATTTTGAAGTTTGCTAACTATCTAGAAATGTAA
- the smpB gene encoding SsrA-binding protein SmpB, with translation MAKGAGKVLAQNKKASHDYFIEETIEAGMVLTGTEIKSVRGARVQLKEAYISVTGGEAWVKNMHISPFDQGNRYNHDPLRERKLLLHKKQISELIGAVKRDGYTIVPLKMYIKDGYAKLLIGLAKGKKDYDKRHDMKKKEAKRDMERAFKDRQQ, from the coding sequence ATGGCAAAAGGCGCAGGGAAAGTTTTAGCTCAAAACAAAAAAGCGAGCCATGATTACTTCATAGAAGAAACAATTGAAGCAGGAATGGTACTGACAGGAACGGAGATTAAATCCGTACGTGGTGCCCGTGTCCAGCTGAAGGAAGCGTATATTAGTGTTACGGGTGGGGAAGCATGGGTAAAAAATATGCATATTTCGCCATTCGACCAAGGGAACCGCTACAACCATGACCCGTTACGTGAACGCAAGCTGCTCTTACATAAAAAGCAAATCAGTGAATTAATCGGTGCCGTAAAGCGTGATGGCTATACGATTGTTCCGCTGAAAATGTACATTAAAGACGGCTATGCGAAGTTACTAATCGGTCTTGCAAAAGGTAAGAAAGATTACGATAAACGTCATGATATGAAGAAAAAAGAAGCGAAGCGTGATATGGAACGTGCTTTCAAGGACCGCCAGCAGTAA
- a CDS encoding HD domain-containing protein, which translates to MVRSSTIINSQLWKKSLGDSSEWGFDNERQRLINAFDSFRENANVLANEIAIDLPDFTVHDETHLDALWEMGSQIAGDGITLNPIEAFVFGGAVLLHDLGMASVAYINGVDDLKKGEEWEDALEYAFRQSYGRPSTIEDNKFEDNKILKIATESRLRLLHAHQAERLCFLEWKSSEGITYKLLNDTQLLDHLGEVIGKIAASHWWPIEKVEAELKRNLGSPTPYPVSWSVDCLKIASLLRCADAAHIDNRRAPSLLKVLRRPTGLSESHWTFQNKLSRPVLENDLLVYNSIRSFKEDDIESWWIAYDTIRMIDNEIKYVNNTLKNNGREPFKVYGVKGANNVNILSEHIHTQGWEPVNLDVKISNVSHIVKHLGGAELYGDFKYIPLREAIQNAVDAIEAKRKLYGWDENFGKIVVSYGEDEYGRWIEISDNGIGMSKRVVTEKLLDFGSSYWQSSLMMDEHIGLLARGFKSIGKYGLGFFSLFMLGDVSVTTRSVHAGPEETFALSVNKNLNHKPILKKVNRTQQIPDSGTKVKIYLDEEVSIEEIAKSLSLRHLREFPDIKDTYGQLSYILKLMAPTLSVDLYLKMETEEKIIGANDWKSIDNKELISRLIGYEFEALSTEYKESIEKFQHLLTPIYNQRGEMVARLGIMPISKRNVHLSGMITCGGLISEFTNRTIVGVLTGEAITANRYFCKPYITVSDLSTWAQEQCSEIEKLKLDFILQCSAANIINLCNAHTQNLLICDTNEGYKSFNDLVSMDLSKEIVLTERNVMDKIEKINENVIVIGGLGGSFFEVTSLNYINYWPLENEEDYSFRGNKLVTKAIAENWGVDVNSITEVSIIKYKHDEGVNKAIGVNKYGEEIMKKVTLLKMPTLGSVKQ; encoded by the coding sequence ATGGTACGTTCTTCAACAATTATTAATAGTCAATTGTGGAAAAAATCTTTAGGGGATTCTTCTGAATGGGGCTTTGATAACGAAAGACAGCGTTTAATAAATGCGTTTGACAGCTTTAGGGAAAATGCAAATGTATTAGCAAATGAAATCGCAATCGATTTACCAGACTTTACTGTACATGATGAAACACATTTAGATGCATTGTGGGAGATGGGTAGTCAAATAGCTGGAGATGGTATTACGCTTAATCCTATTGAAGCCTTTGTATTTGGTGGTGCTGTGTTGCTCCATGATCTGGGTATGGCGTCAGTTGCATATATTAATGGTGTAGACGATTTAAAAAAGGGTGAAGAATGGGAAGATGCCTTAGAATATGCATTCAGACAAAGTTACGGTAGACCTTCAACAATAGAAGATAATAAATTTGAGGATAATAAAATACTCAAAATTGCTACTGAAAGTCGGTTACGATTATTACATGCTCATCAAGCAGAAAGACTATGTTTTCTTGAATGGAAAAGTAGCGAAGGTATTACATACAAGCTATTAAATGATACTCAGTTATTAGATCATTTAGGAGAGGTTATAGGGAAAATTGCTGCAAGTCATTGGTGGCCTATTGAGAAAGTGGAAGCTGAGTTAAAGAGAAATTTAGGCTCTCCTACACCTTATCCTGTTAGTTGGAGTGTAGATTGTTTGAAAATAGCTAGTCTTCTGCGATGTGCAGATGCAGCACATATAGATAATAGAAGGGCTCCAAGTTTATTAAAGGTATTAAGAAGACCAACTGGTTTATCTGAAAGCCACTGGACTTTTCAAAATAAATTATCAAGACCAGTACTTGAAAATGATTTGCTAGTATATAACTCAATAAGAAGTTTTAAGGAAGATGATATTGAATCATGGTGGATTGCTTATGACACAATTCGAATGATTGATAATGAAATAAAGTATGTCAATAATACATTGAAGAATAATGGTAGAGAGCCCTTTAAAGTATATGGTGTCAAGGGTGCGAATAATGTAAATATTTTATCTGAACATATTCATACTCAAGGTTGGGAACCTGTAAATTTAGATGTGAAAATTAGCAACGTGAGTCATATCGTAAAACATTTAGGTGGAGCTGAATTGTATGGAGATTTTAAATACATACCATTGAGAGAAGCAATCCAAAATGCAGTAGATGCAATTGAAGCTAAGAGAAAATTATATGGATGGGATGAAAATTTCGGAAAAATTGTTGTATCCTATGGTGAAGATGAGTATGGCAGATGGATTGAAATTTCTGATAATGGGATAGGAATGTCAAAAAGGGTTGTTACCGAGAAATTATTAGATTTTGGATCCTCATATTGGCAAAGCTCCTTAATGATGGACGAGCATATAGGCTTATTAGCTAGAGGTTTTAAAAGCATAGGAAAATATGGATTAGGTTTTTTCTCTTTATTCATGCTAGGTGATGTTAGTGTTACTACGAGATCTGTACATGCAGGACCTGAAGAAACATTTGCACTATCGGTTAACAAAAATTTAAATCACAAACCTATTTTAAAGAAAGTAAATCGAACTCAACAAATACCTGATTCGGGAACTAAGGTTAAAATATACCTAGATGAAGAAGTTTCAATAGAAGAGATTGCAAAAAGTTTATCGTTAAGGCACCTTAGAGAATTTCCTGATATTAAGGATACTTATGGGCAATTATCCTATATATTAAAACTTATGGCTCCCACACTTAGTGTAGATCTTTATTTAAAAATGGAGACTGAAGAGAAAATTATTGGAGCAAATGACTGGAAAAGTATTGATAATAAAGAGTTGATTAGTAGGTTAATTGGATATGAGTTTGAAGCGCTATCAACAGAATATAAGGAATCAATAGAAAAATTTCAGCATTTATTAACTCCTATTTATAATCAACGAGGAGAAATGGTAGCAAGATTAGGTATTATGCCTATTTCAAAGCGTAATGTACATTTATCAGGAATGATTACTTGTGGTGGGCTAATATCAGAATTCACAAATAGAACTATTGTGGGTGTGCTAACAGGAGAAGCTATTACCGCAAACAGATATTTTTGCAAACCATATATTACGGTTTCTGATTTATCAACATGGGCTCAAGAACAATGCTCTGAAATTGAAAAATTGAAATTAGATTTTATTTTGCAATGCAGTGCTGCAAATATTATTAATTTATGTAATGCACATACACAAAATTTATTAATTTGCGATACTAATGAAGGTTATAAGTCATTTAATGATTTAGTGAGTATGGATTTATCTAAAGAAATTGTATTAACTGAGAGAAATGTAATGGATAAAATAGAGAAAATAAATGAAAATGTAATAGTTATTGGAGGTCTGGGGGGGAGCTTTTTTGAGGTAACATCTCTTAATTATATAAATTATTGGCCATTGGAAAATGAGGAGGACTATTCATTTAGAGGCAACAAATTGGTTACTAAAGCTATTGCAGAAAACTGGGGTGTAGATGTTAATTCAATCACTGAAGTATCCATTATTAAATATAAACATGATGAAGGTGTAAATAAGGCTATTGGTGTTAATAAATATGGGGAAGAGATAATGAAAAAGGTAACTTTATTGAAAATGCCTACTCTTGGGTCAGTTAAACAATAG
- a CDS encoding helix-turn-helix domain-containing protein, whose amino-acid sequence MNINLTNTDLEEIVIKAVQKAIQTAHHEFIDSGWLSLKEGAKYAGVSYNTLMKYRTLGLQVCEIDGVKRISRKEIDRFFQEHSF is encoded by the coding sequence ATGAATATAAATTTAACAAATACAGATCTTGAAGAAATAGTTATAAAAGCCGTACAAAAAGCAATACAAACTGCACATCATGAATTTATTGATAGTGGGTGGCTTTCACTAAAAGAAGGAGCAAAGTACGCTGGTGTATCGTATAACACACTTATGAAGTACCGTACACTTGGCTTACAAGTATGTGAAATTGATGGTGTGAAACGTATATCACGCAAGGAAATTGACCGCTTCTTTCAAGAGCATAGTTTTTAA
- the secG gene encoding preprotein translocase subunit SecG: protein MHTLFSVLLIIVAIALIVVVLLQSGKSAGLSGAISGGAEQLFGKQKARGMDLVLHRTTIVLSVAFFVLALAITKF, encoded by the coding sequence ATGCATACGTTATTTTCAGTATTACTTATTATCGTAGCTATAGCCTTAATCGTTGTTGTATTATTACAATCAGGTAAAAGCGCTGGTTTATCAGGTGCCATCTCTGGTGGAGCTGAGCAACTATTTGGTAAACAGAAAGCTCGCGGAATGGATCTAGTCCTACACCGCACAACAATCGTTCTTTCTGTTGCATTCTTCGTATTAGCTTTAGCAATTACGAAATTCTAA
- a CDS encoding helix-turn-helix domain-containing protein, whose protein sequence is MKLTDYLKELNAGKKFKPTANLGYVYAPNCIRRCLRISQEEKLVLFEIYSLYNEEKGYAFPTQQTLAMYVGVSSSSISKALKRLEEKEFITSYGAKGKKKRYIPNFALHENPYLVLSETFHFVTKVINKHIPEELCGAWGNKLLALVNVKKEYEFTEKDMYGNFIKSFDKNTTPSDLMVFITQYISNTYHIKLDIDWKNETKKTKEEETVTPHSHFRNYKKRKSNELQPDEHEQEELKIWMREMGIED, encoded by the coding sequence ATGAAACTTACAGATTACCTAAAGGAGTTAAACGCAGGAAAGAAATTCAAACCTACTGCAAATTTGGGATATGTATATGCACCGAATTGTATTCGTCGCTGTTTACGTATATCACAAGAAGAAAAATTAGTATTATTTGAAATATATAGTCTATACAACGAAGAAAAAGGATATGCATTCCCCACTCAACAAACATTGGCAATGTACGTAGGTGTTAGTTCATCCTCTATTAGTAAAGCATTAAAACGTTTAGAAGAAAAAGAGTTTATTACTTCTTATGGTGCTAAAGGTAAGAAAAAACGCTACATCCCCAATTTTGCATTACATGAAAATCCGTACTTAGTATTAAGTGAAACTTTTCACTTTGTCACTAAGGTAATTAACAAACATATACCAGAGGAGTTATGTGGAGCATGGGGGAATAAACTGTTAGCTCTTGTAAATGTAAAAAAAGAATATGAGTTTACAGAAAAGGATATGTACGGAAACTTTATAAAAAGCTTCGATAAAAATACCACACCTTCAGATTTAATGGTTTTTATCACACAATACATTTCTAATACCTATCATATTAAACTAGATATTGATTGGAAGAATGAAACAAAAAAAACCAAAGAAGAAGAAACAGTAACACCTCATTCACACTTCAGAAATTATAAAAAAAGAAAAAGTAATGAGCTACAACCGGATGAGCATGAGCAAGAGGAACTTAAAATTTGGATGAGAGAAATGGGGATAGAAGATTAA
- the rnr gene encoding ribonuclease R translates to MTQQNELQQRVLDMMKDDGYKPMTVSEIEDVLELEEADEFRELVKTLVKMEAQGQIVRSRSNRYGLPERMNLLRGRFIGNAKGFGFVAPEEQGMDDIFIPAHEVNGALNEDTVLVRVLKEQSGDRREGTIVKIVERSKTSFVGTYQANRGFGFVVTDDKKLNMDIFIAKEDAMGAVDGHKVVVEVTHWPDATKSATGMITKILGHKNDPGVDILSILYKYDIPPEFPHEVVQAAVDVPDEIREQDLVGRRDLRNEVIVTIDGADAKDLDDAVTVVKNDNGTYKLGVHIADVSYYVTQGSVLDQEAYERATSVYLTDRVIPMIPHRLSNGICSLNPQVDRLTLSCEMTIDQAGQVVKHEIFQSVIKTTERMTYSDVYNILENPDENPELMERYESLVPMFRDMADLAQILRNKRMSRGAIDFDFKESKVLVNEDGWPTDIVLRERTVAERLIEEFMLAANETIAEHFHWMELPFLYRIHEDPKPEKLQRFFEFVTNFGIMIKGTGNSVHPKALQEVIRSIEGLPEEPVISTMLLRSMQQAKYYAESLGHFGLSTEFYTHFTSPIRRYPDLIVHRLIRTYLINGDTSKETVVQWSAVMDEIADHTSGRERRAVEAERDTDALKKAQFMSDKIGEEFEGIVSSITNFGIFVELENTVEGLIHISNMTDDYYRFEDRQMMMIGERTGRQFRIGDEVKIRVANVVIEESSVDFEFVDMVSSPRPSRRQTSKVIHAGRRDGRKKDDERTGEKRDRKSRGGSKARPEKAKRSGSSDRDPRGRRKEGKSGDKPKFYEGIAKGKKKKSKKK, encoded by the coding sequence ATGACACAACAAAATGAATTACAACAGCGCGTCCTTGATATGATGAAGGACGATGGCTATAAACCGATGACCGTATCGGAAATTGAAGATGTACTTGAATTAGAAGAAGCGGATGAGTTCCGTGAGTTAGTGAAAACACTCGTAAAAATGGAAGCACAGGGACAAATCGTTCGCTCCCGTTCAAATCGCTACGGTTTACCGGAACGCATGAACTTACTGCGCGGCCGCTTTATTGGTAACGCGAAAGGATTCGGTTTCGTCGCACCGGAAGAACAAGGCATGGACGATATTTTCATCCCGGCACATGAAGTAAATGGTGCATTAAATGAAGATACCGTGCTCGTACGTGTATTAAAGGAACAATCAGGTGACCGCCGTGAAGGAACGATCGTGAAAATCGTCGAACGCAGCAAAACATCATTTGTAGGTACATACCAGGCAAATCGCGGTTTTGGTTTTGTCGTTACAGATGATAAAAAATTAAATATGGATATCTTTATCGCAAAAGAGGACGCAATGGGTGCGGTCGACGGACATAAAGTCGTTGTAGAAGTAACGCACTGGCCGGATGCGACGAAATCTGCGACAGGGATGATCACGAAAATTTTAGGTCATAAAAATGATCCGGGTGTGGATATTTTATCGATTCTTTATAAATATGATATTCCGCCAGAATTCCCGCATGAGGTTGTGCAGGCGGCTGTCGATGTACCGGATGAGATTAGAGAACAAGACTTAGTCGGACGCCGTGACCTTCGCAATGAAGTGATCGTGACAATCGATGGTGCCGATGCGAAAGACTTGGATGATGCCGTGACTGTTGTGAAAAATGACAATGGCACATATAAGCTTGGTGTACACATTGCCGATGTTAGTTATTATGTGACACAAGGCTCTGTACTCGATCAAGAAGCATATGAACGCGCGACATCTGTTTACTTAACGGACCGCGTAATTCCGATGATTCCGCACCGTTTATCGAACGGAATCTGTTCATTAAATCCACAAGTTGACCGTTTAACATTGTCATGCGAAATGACGATCGACCAGGCCGGGCAAGTCGTGAAGCATGAAATTTTCCAAAGTGTCATTAAAACGACGGAGCGTATGACGTATTCGGATGTTTATAACATTTTAGAAAATCCGGATGAAAACCCGGAATTAATGGAGCGCTATGAAAGTTTAGTGCCGATGTTCAGAGATATGGCGGATTTAGCGCAAATTTTACGCAACAAACGTATGTCACGTGGTGCGATTGACTTTGATTTCAAGGAATCGAAAGTACTTGTTAATGAAGACGGCTGGCCGACTGACATCGTGTTACGCGAACGTACTGTTGCAGAGCGTCTAATCGAAGAGTTCATGCTTGCAGCGAACGAAACAATTGCTGAGCATTTCCACTGGATGGAGCTGCCGTTCTTATACCGTATTCACGAAGATCCGAAGCCGGAAAAACTGCAACGTTTCTTTGAATTTGTTACAAATTTTGGTATTATGATAAAAGGTACTGGAAACTCGGTACATCCGAAAGCATTACAGGAAGTCATTCGTTCGATTGAAGGCTTGCCGGAAGAGCCGGTTATTTCAACAATGCTGCTGCGTTCGATGCAGCAGGCGAAATATTATGCCGAGTCATTAGGCCACTTCGGTTTATCGACAGAGTTTTATACGCACTTCACATCACCAATCCGTCGTTATCCGGATTTAATCGTCCATCGTTTAATTCGTACGTATCTTATTAATGGCGATACATCGAAGGAAACGGTTGTGCAATGGAGCGCGGTAATGGATGAAATTGCGGACCATACATCTGGTCGTGAACGTCGTGCCGTTGAAGCAGAGCGTGATACAGATGCACTGAAAAAAGCACAGTTCATGTCCGATAAAATCGGTGAAGAGTTCGAAGGGATTGTGTCATCGATTACGAACTTCGGTATTTTCGTAGAGCTTGAAAATACGGTGGAAGGTCTTATTCATATTTCGAATATGACGGACGATTACTACCGCTTTGAAGACCGTCAGATGATGATGATCGGTGAACGTACCGGCCGCCAGTTCCGCATTGGGGATGAAGTGAAAATCCGTGTGGCGAATGTTGTGATCGAGGAATCTTCGGTCGACTTTGAATTCGTCGATATGGTGAGCAGCCCACGTCCGTCTCGTCGCCAAACATCGAAAGTCATCCATGCAGGTCGCAGAGACGGCCGCAAAAAAGATGATGAGCGTACTGGCGAAAAACGTGACCGCAAATCACGTGGCGGAAGCAAGGCACGCCCTGAAAAAGCAAAACGTTCAGGCTCATCTGACCGTGATCCACGCGGTCGCCGCAAAGAAGGTAAATCAGGCGATAAGCCGAAGTTTTACGAAGGCATCGCAAAAGGAAAAAAGAAAAAAAGTAAAAAGAAATAG
- a CDS encoding alpha/beta hydrolase: MKTALSSPFFFQAGPRAVLLLHGFTGSSADVRMLGRFLEKHGYTSLAPHYKGHGVPPEELIVSNPEEWWQDVKNGYTQLKEAGYEEIAVAGLSLGGVFSLKLATSHPVKGVVTMCSPMTMRTTDIMFEGVLDYAKQYKKQQGKSEQEIELEIEAIKQQGMASLPELQQLIYDVRETIDLLYAPILVIQARNDKVINPDSANIIYDTVESIDKKISWYEHSGHVITLDKEKDQLHEEVLTFLNSLDWIV; this comes from the coding sequence ATGAAAACAGCTTTGTCTTCACCGTTCTTCTTTCAGGCAGGACCGAGAGCGGTTTTATTATTACATGGATTTACAGGAAGTTCGGCAGATGTGCGGATGCTTGGACGCTTTTTGGAAAAGCACGGCTACACATCGCTTGCCCCACATTATAAAGGACATGGTGTTCCGCCAGAAGAACTGATTGTCTCAAATCCCGAAGAATGGTGGCAAGATGTAAAAAATGGGTATACTCAATTAAAAGAGGCAGGCTATGAAGAAATCGCCGTTGCGGGACTATCGCTCGGTGGCGTATTTTCACTCAAGCTTGCGACAAGTCATCCGGTAAAAGGCGTTGTCACAATGTGCTCGCCGATGACGATGCGCACGACAGACATTATGTTTGAAGGCGTACTTGATTATGCAAAACAATATAAAAAACAACAAGGTAAAAGTGAACAGGAAATTGAATTAGAGATTGAAGCGATCAAGCAGCAAGGAATGGCATCACTGCCTGAACTGCAGCAATTGATTTACGATGTACGAGAGACAATCGACTTACTGTATGCGCCGATTTTAGTGATCCAAGCGCGCAACGACAAAGTCATTAACCCCGATTCAGCCAATATTATTTATGACACCGTCGAATCGATCGACAAAAAAATCAGCTGGTATGAGCATTCGGGCCATGTCATCACACTCGACAAAGAAAAAGACCAGCTTCATGAAGAAGTTCTCACGTTTTTAAATTCGTTAGATTGGATAGTCTAA
- a CDS encoding helix-turn-helix domain-containing protein yields MALAYVGGLPQVNGLRNAELVDKVVILVEKYSVHAHCLALVEEIIADEYPDYNGIFEQQVGMPVKEYITKVRLHKAEGLLEDTQMDFKEISKVIGLNGYFEFTQLFKRFHGVTPVDYRNQLYKQS; encoded by the coding sequence ATGGCATTAGCATACGTAGGAGGACTTCCACAAGTGAACGGATTACGCAACGCAGAATTGGTCGATAAAGTTGTTATTTTAGTTGAAAAGTATAGTGTACATGCCCATTGTTTGGCATTGGTTGAAGAGATAATTGCCGATGAGTATCCGGACTATAATGGTATTTTTGAGCAGCAAGTCGGGATGCCAGTAAAAGAATATATTACAAAAGTTCGATTACACAAAGCAGAAGGATTACTGGAAGATACACAAATGGACTTCAAGGAAATTTCAAAAGTGATCGGATTGAACGGATATTTTGAATTTACACAGCTGTTCAAGCGATTCCACGGTGTCACACCGGTAGACTACCGCAACCAATTGTATAAACAGAGCTAA
- a CDS encoding helix-turn-helix domain-containing protein, whose translation MTNLAKMVGERIRFLRKERGLSQEELAYRASLHYTYIGQLERGEKNATIESVAKVCAALEITLEELFDDKETQSKVLSFELEKIVCLLEGRSKKDQNAVLMFIESLIAWKDNE comes from the coding sequence ATGACGAATTTAGCAAAAATGGTTGGGGAGAGAATTCGCTTCTTACGTAAAGAACGTGGTCTTAGTCAAGAAGAATTAGCATATCGTGCTTCTTTGCATTACACATATATTGGACAACTTGAACGTGGAGAAAAGAACGCTACAATCGAGAGTGTTGCAAAAGTATGCGCTGCGTTAGAAATTACTTTAGAAGAGCTTTTCGATGATAAAGAAACCCAATCAAAAGTGCTTAGCTTTGAGTTAGAAAAAATCGTATGTCTGTTAGAAGGCCGTTCTAAGAAAGATCAAAATGCTGTTTTAATGTTTATTGAGTCTTTAATCGCTTGGAAAGATAATGAGTAA